Below is a genomic region from Mycolicibacterium neworleansense.
CCCAACGGCCACCCGCTGGCCGTGGATGATCTTGAACCCCGGTCGTTCTCGTTCAACTCGCCCTACGGCGCCTGCCCGGAATGCACGGGTCTGGGCATCCGCAAGGAGGTCGACCCCGAACTGGTCGTGCCCGACCCGGAGCTGACGCTGGCCGGCGGCGCGATCGCGCCGTGGGCCGTGGGACAGAGCGCCGAGTACTTCACCCGGATGCTGTCCGGCCTGGGCGACGCGTTGGGCTTCGACGTCGACACCCCATGGAAGAAGCTGCCGGCCAAGGCGCGCAAGGCGATCCTGGAGGGCTGCGACGAGCAGGTCCACGTTCGCTACAAGAACCGCTACGGCCGCACCCGGTCCTACTACGCCGATTTCGAGGGCGTGATGGCGTTCCTGCAACGCCGCATGGAGCAGACCGACTCGGAGCAGATGAAGGAACGCTACGAGGGCTTCATGCGCGACATCCCGTGCCCGGAGTGCAACGGCACGCGCCTGAAGCCCGAGATTCTCGCGGTCACGATGGCCGCGGGAGAGTTCGGCGCGAAGTCCATCGCCCAGGTGTCCGAGCTGTCCATCGCCGACTGCGCCGACTTCTTGAACGCGCTGACGCTGGGCCATCGCGAGCAGGCCATCGCCGGTCAGGTACTCAAGGAGATCCAGTCGCGGCTCGGGTTCCTGCTCGACGTCGGGCTGGACTACCTGTCGTTGTCGCGGGCCGCGGCGACACTGTCCGGTGGTGAGGCACAACGCATCCGGCTGGCCACCCAGATCGGCTCGGGGCTGGTCGGCGTGCTCTACGTGCTCGACGAGCCGTCCATCGGTCTGCATCAGCGTGACAATCGCCGGTTGATCGACACCCTGGTGCGCCTCCGCGACCTGGGCAACACGCTGATCGTCGTCGAACACGACCTGGACACCATCGCGCACGCCGACTGGGTGGTCGACATCGGCCCGGCAGCCGGTGAGCACGGCGGCCGGATCGTGCACAGCGGCACCTACCAGGATCTACTGGTCAACCCTGAATCCATCACGGGTGCTTACCTTTCCGGGAAGGAGAGCATCGAGGTTCCGGCCATCCGGCGGCCCACCGACAAGCGTCGGCAGGTCACCGTCGTCGGCGCGCGGGAGAACAACCTCAAGGAGATCGACGTCGCGTTCCCGCTCGGCGTGCTCACCTCCGTCACCGGCGTGTCCGGCTCGGGTAAGTCGACGCTGGTCAACGACATCCTGGCCTCGGTGATGGCCAACAAGCTCAACGGTGCCCGTCAGGTGCCCGGCAGGCACACCCGCGTCAACGGTCTCGATCAGCTGGACAAGCTGGTCCGCGTCGACCAGTCGCCGATCGGCCGCACCCCGCGGTCCAACCCGGCCACCTACACCGGGGTGTTCGACAAGATCCGGTCACTGTTCGCCGCCACCACCGAGGCCAAGGTCCGCGGTTACCAGCCCGGCCGGTTCTCGTTCAACGTCAAGGGCGGTCGCTGTGAGGCCTGCTCGGGTGACGGCACCATCAAGATCGAGATGAACTTCCTGCCCGACGTGTATGTGCCGTGCGAGGTGTGCCAGGGGGCCCGGTACAACCGGGAAACCCTTGAGGTGCACTACAAGGGCAAGACCATCGCCGAGGTGCTGGACCTGTCGATCGAGGAGGCCGCCGAGTTCTTCGAGCCGATCAGCTCGATCCACCGCTACCTCAAGACCCTGGTCGACGTCGGTCTGGGTTATGTGCGGTTGGGACAGCCGGCGCCGACGTTGTCCGGTGGTGAGGCGCAACGCGTCAAGCTGGCCGCCGAACTGCAGAAGCGCTCCACCGGGCGTACGGTCTACATCCTCGACGAGCCGACCACCGGCCTGCATTTCGAGGACATCCGCAAACTGCTCAAGGTGATCAACGGTCTTGTCGACAAGGGCAATACGGTGATCGTGATCGAGCACAACCTCGACGTCATCAAGACCTCGGACTGGATCGTGGACATGGGCCCCGAGGGCGGTGCCGGCGGCGGGACGGTCGTCGCGCAGGGAACCCCGGAGGACGTCGCGGCCAACCCGGCCAGCTACACCGGCCAGTTCCTCGCCGAGCTGATCGACGTGCCTGTGCCGAAACCCAAGCGGCGCAAGGTCAGCGCTTAGACAAGGGGGACGGGAAGCGGGGCTTGGTGCGTACCCCGGCCAGCCATTCGGTCAACGCGTCGGCGCGCTGCCGCAACGCCCGGGTTCCGTCGCGGCCGACCTCTTCCAGCAGGTGCAGCTGGATGTCGCCGTCGGCGTCCTGACCCCAGCCGCCCACGATCCGGCCGTTCCACCATGCGGTGGGACCGGCGTTGCCATTGGTGTCGAACACGTGGGGCCGATGCTCTCCGAGATACCAGTCACGGTCGAACCAGCCCATCGTGGTGACGTCCAGACCGGGCAGCAGCGCCGCCCAGGGTTCCGGGTCCGGCTCCACGTCGAGGTCGTCGGGAAGGACATACCCGACGGCACCGGGGGTATCCGCCAATTCCACCTCGACCGCTCCGATGTCGCGCAGCGCGTGACGAGCCCAGGTCAGGGTGTTGCCGAACCACCATTTGATGTCGGCGACGGTGGCCGGGCCGAACGTCTGCAGCCAGGCTCGCACCAGCTCGGCGCGGGCCTGGTCGTGCTCGGCCGGTGGCACCGAAGCCCCGAGCCAGTCGGATGTGACCGTCCACCGCGGCCGCGACGTGGTCCAGGTGCCGTCGTTGGGGCCGCGCACAATTTCACCGCGTACCCCGAGCACCGTCAAAACCCTTGGGGAAAGCGGAGTTTCACCGCCCCAGCGCTTACCTGGAGCCGGGTCGTAGCTGCCGGCGAGTTCGGGCAGTGCAGTGCGCAATTGCGCCGCCGGGGTCGGTCCATGCTCGCGCAGATGGGCCAGCACCGCCTGGCATGCAGCGTCCAGCCACCGGGCGCCGTCAGCGGCCACACCGCACTTCTCCACGTCACCGACGAGCTTGCGTTGCTCGTTGCCGGCCACCCGATCACTGGCCCCGGCTTGCACCAGCGGCAGGTCTGTGGCGCGCACGATCCACAGCGTGCGGCGCATCGCCAGGTGTTTGAGCACTGTGCGCCGCTCATACAACTCGGTGTCGAGATCGTCGACGGTGAAGCCGGGCAGGCGCGCCCACAGGGACAGGTACGGAGTCGAGGGGTCAGTCGCGTGTAGGCCGACGAAGGCGCCCGTGGCATCGCTGATCGAGGAAGCCTGCCGACTCAGGAAGTGACGCCGCGCCAGCCGGGCCCGGCGCTCGGCGAGGGTGAACGTCCGCACGGATCAGGCGTCGTCCTGCTTGTGCATGGACTCACGGATCTGCCGCAGGCGCTCGGCTGCTGCCTCCTGGCGCTTCTCGTACTGCTCCTCGATGGAGCGGCCCTCAGGGGTTTCCGCGGCCAGTTCAGACGCCCCGATCGCCGTGCCGTAGCGGGTCTCGATCTTCTCCCGCACCGCATCGAACGTCGGAACCCCGGCGGCGGTGTACCCGGTGTCGGGCACCTCGACCGGCGCACCCACCGGCCCTGGGGCCGGAGCTGCGGGAACGACCTCGCCCTCCACCACAGTGGCGTCCTGGGCTTCTTCTGGCTTGTCCGGCTGCTCTGGATCCTTCGTCACGAAACCCACGTTACCTGCGAGAACCGACATTTCTTGGGATCGGTAGCACGTGGCTCCGCCTTGACTGATGACACGACGGAGCCATCGGGGCAACGCGGAACGAAGGGGAAGACGCAATGACCATCAATCGAGTTATCGCAGGCGCCATGGGACTGCTCGCGACCGGTGCGGTGCTGGTGGGCTGCTCGAACGACAAGCCGGCCGACAAGCCCGCGGACAAGCCGGCCGCATCGGCGGCCGCGGCCAAGGTCAGCTCCGGGAGCAACGCCCAGGTCAAGGTCGACGGATCGGACTTGGCCGGCCTCGACCTGAACTCGGTCACCTGTGTGAAGCAGGGCGGCAAGGTCAACATCGGCAGCGCCGCGATCGGCGGCCAGCAGGGCCTGGGCGTGGTGATGACCGACGAGGCCACCCCGAAGGTCGAATCGCTGGGTCTGGTCTACGACGGCAGCGCGCTGGCCGTGAGTGAGGCCATGGGCGTCAAGGTCGGCTCTGCCGAGGTCAAGGTCGACGGCGACACCTACACCATCACCGGTGAGGCATCGGGCGCCGACATGAAGAACCCGATGGCCGGGATGATCAACAAGCCGTTCACCATCACGGTGTCCTGCAGCTGATCTCCCGACACGGCGGGTGCGCCCGGCACACCATGTGCCGGGCACACCCGCCACTTTTATATGGTGCAACGGTGACCATCGCCGGCGACCTGGAACGCGCCCGTCACCTGGCGCTGGCTGCCGACGAGCTCGCGGCCCGCGACCTGCTGGTCGCGCTGCTGCCGCAGATCGAGCTGGCCGACCGCGACGACTACGCGCTTGAAGTGTTCGCCCAACTCGGTGAGATCTACCTGGTGCGCACCGCGTATGAGGGTGTGGTGGAAAGTAATTCCCGCATCCGCGACTGTCTGGCGATCTACAGTGCCATCCGCTCGGGGCAGCGCCCCGACCTAGCCGCGCAGACCACCATGTCCGACCACGACATCGACCACATGGTCTGCCGGTACGCCCGCCGAGCCGAGTTCCTCGATGCCGGCCTGGCCGCGGCACGCGGCGACCACGACCGCGCCGCGACGCATCTGCAGGCGCTGATCGAGGTCGGCGGAGAATTCGACGACCTGCGGGCCGAGCATCGGAACCTGATCTGCCACACCAGAATTCTGATCGCGACCGGCCTGTGCGACGACGACCTGTATGCCGCATCGGCGCCAGTGTGGGCCGAGGTGCTCGACGCCCTGCAGGATGCGCAGCCCGGTGCTGACGACGCCGAGACCGATCACCTCTTCGTCACCGGCGCGCTGGGCTACGGCCGGTTCTGTATCGAGTCGGGCCGTCTGGACGAGGCCGAGCCCTGGCTGCGCCGGGCCGGTGCCCGCGCTCAGGCCCGGGACTGGAAACTCGCCACCGCGCGTGCCCAGCTCGAGCGCGGAGCGTCGGCGTGGTCGGCCGGCCGTTATGCCGAGACGCAAGAGCTGATCACCGCGGCCTACCCGGTGATCGCCGAACACGCTCGCGCTCATGACGTCTCTCGCAGCTGGCTGTATTTCGGACTGATCCGGGTGGGACTCGGTCGCTTGAAAGAAGCCGATGAATGCTGGGAACACGCCGAGCGCCATTGGCGCGAGCTGGGCAAACCCCTCCACATTCACCGGATCCTCTTGCAGCGCAGCTGGATCGCCATCTTCCGCGGTGCCTTCGACGAAGCTGTACAACTGGTGGAGCAGGCCCGCGAGTTCCTGGACGCTTCGCCGCGACACAGCTGGCTGCAATACGCCCGGCTCGATGCGCACCTGGGCAACATCTGGCGCGCCGATGCGCTCCGGGAGATGGGCTTCGACGGCCTGGGTGAACCCGGGCAGGACTGGAACCAGGTGGAGGCCCGGCACAAGGCCGGACTCGGTGTCGTCGACTGCGCCCCGGGCACACCGGAATACCGCCGGGCCATGGTCAAACTGGACCGGGCCGCCGACCTGAAAGTCCCGGCCGCCCTGGCTGTCGACTCGGTGCGCTACACGATCACCGACGCCGGCGCCAGGGCCAGGTGGGCCAACGGCGTCTCGGCTCCCCTGATGGCGGGTGCGTTCGCGGTCGCCTGGGAATCGGACAACACCGAGTTGACCTGTGAGCTGATCGAATACCACAGTGCACGAGGGACTTTCACCACCGACGAGACGACCGAACCGGGTCCGGCCGCTGACTGGACCGACATCGCCACGGCCGTCGTCCCCGTCGAAGCTGAACTCGCACCACAACTGGCGGTAGCGGCGGCCGCAGCCCCGGTCGGCGGCGAAGGTGCGCTGACCAGGCTCGGACCGCTGCCCGCGCTGCGGATGGATCCGAGCTCTGGTCCGATCATGAGCCATTACCGCGAGTTGGCACTGCAGCGCTACGGCCGCGATGTCACCGCCGCCGGTGCCGAATGGACGACCTGGCCGTGACCGAGACCCTGGTGATGCGGTTCGCCGACGTCGGCATCGCGACCTACGTCAGTCTCCGTGTGGTGGGGGCGCCGGAACGTTCGGTCACCTGGGTGATCGAGGAGCCGCACATGCAGGCGGTGGACGTCGCGCTCAACCCGTCGTTGCCGGATCCGATCGGTTCGGAGACACCCGCGGAAGCGGTGGAACGGGCCGTGACCACGGGAGCCTTCGCCACCGCGGAGACCGAACTGGAACTGGCCCGGCTGCTGGGCTCGCACCTGATCGGGATCGGTGGCTGGCAGCTGTTGGCCGACTGCGTCGCCGAGACGCGGCCGGTGCTCTTCGTGACGCCGAGCCCCCGATTGGGTCGGGTGCCGTGGGGCCAGCTGGCGATGCCGGGACCCGACGGTTTCCGGTTGATGGAGTTGGTGGACGTGCTGATGTCCGTGCCGCCCAACATTGTTCACGCACCACGCAGCCCCGTCCGCTGGCAAGACCGCCTGGGCCGCCCGCCGGTGCTGGTGCTGGATCCGCGGATTCCCGGGCAGCGGCCCGATTCGCCGCTGGGCTCGGTGCTGGGCCGGCCCGCACCGCAGGCGCCGCTGTCGGCACATTTCGGTGATCTGGTCGCCGCCCACGCCGTGCTACCCAAGGTTGCCGACGCCGTCGAGCTGTTCCGTCGTACCGATACCGACCGGCACTGGTTGGCGGACGTGTGCGCGCAGGACCCGAGCCGGCTGCTCTACGTCGGGCACGCCAGCGCGGCTGACGGTACC
It encodes:
- the uvrA gene encoding excinuclease ABC subunit UvrA, translated to MADRLIVKGAREHNLRGVDLDLPRDALIVFTGLSGSGKSSLAFDTIFAEGQRRYVESLSAYARQFLGQMDKPDVDFIEGLSPAVSIDQKSTNRNPRSTVGTITEVYDYLRLLYARAGTPHCPVCGERIARQTPQQIVDQVLAMDEGLRFQVLAPVVRTRKGEFVDLFEKLNTQGYSRVRVDGVVHSLTDPPKLKKQEKHDIEVVVDRLTVKASSKQRLTDSVETALNLADGIVVLEFVDREDDHPHREQRFSEKLACPNGHPLAVDDLEPRSFSFNSPYGACPECTGLGIRKEVDPELVVPDPELTLAGGAIAPWAVGQSAEYFTRMLSGLGDALGFDVDTPWKKLPAKARKAILEGCDEQVHVRYKNRYGRTRSYYADFEGVMAFLQRRMEQTDSEQMKERYEGFMRDIPCPECNGTRLKPEILAVTMAAGEFGAKSIAQVSELSIADCADFLNALTLGHREQAIAGQVLKEIQSRLGFLLDVGLDYLSLSRAAATLSGGEAQRIRLATQIGSGLVGVLYVLDEPSIGLHQRDNRRLIDTLVRLRDLGNTLIVVEHDLDTIAHADWVVDIGPAAGEHGGRIVHSGTYQDLLVNPESITGAYLSGKESIEVPAIRRPTDKRRQVTVVGARENNLKEIDVAFPLGVLTSVTGVSGSGKSTLVNDILASVMANKLNGARQVPGRHTRVNGLDQLDKLVRVDQSPIGRTPRSNPATYTGVFDKIRSLFAATTEAKVRGYQPGRFSFNVKGGRCEACSGDGTIKIEMNFLPDVYVPCEVCQGARYNRETLEVHYKGKTIAEVLDLSIEEAAEFFEPISSIHRYLKTLVDVGLGYVRLGQPAPTLSGGEAQRVKLAAELQKRSTGRTVYILDEPTTGLHFEDIRKLLKVINGLVDKGNTVIVIEHNLDVIKTSDWIVDMGPEGGAGGGTVVAQGTPEDVAANPASYTGQFLAELIDVPVPKPKRRKVSA
- a CDS encoding winged helix DNA-binding domain-containing protein — translated: MRTFTLAERRARLARRHFLSRQASSISDATGAFVGLHATDPSTPYLSLWARLPGFTVDDLDTELYERRTVLKHLAMRRTLWIVRATDLPLVQAGASDRVAGNEQRKLVGDVEKCGVAADGARWLDAACQAVLAHLREHGPTPAAQLRTALPELAGSYDPAPGKRWGGETPLSPRVLTVLGVRGEIVRGPNDGTWTTSRPRWTVTSDWLGASVPPAEHDQARAELVRAWLQTFGPATVADIKWWFGNTLTWARHALRDIGAVEVELADTPGAVGYVLPDDLDVEPDPEPWAALLPGLDVTTMGWFDRDWYLGEHRPHVFDTNGNAGPTAWWNGRIVGGWGQDADGDIQLHLLEEVGRDGTRALRQRADALTEWLAGVRTKPRFPSPLSKR
- a CDS encoding lipoprotein LpqH, translating into MNRVIAGAMGLLATGAVLVGCSNDKPADKPADKPAASAAAAKVSSGSNAQVKVDGSDLAGLDLNSVTCVKQGGKVNIGSAAIGGQQGLGVVMTDEATPKVESLGLVYDGSALAVSEAMGVKVGSAEVKVDGDTYTITGEASGADMKNPMAGMINKPFTITVSCS
- a CDS encoding CHAT domain-containing protein codes for the protein MDDLAVTETLVMRFADVGIATYVSLRVVGAPERSVTWVIEEPHMQAVDVALNPSLPDPIGSETPAEAVERAVTTGAFATAETELELARLLGSHLIGIGGWQLLADCVAETRPVLFVTPSPRLGRVPWGQLAMPGPDGFRLMELVDVLMSVPPNIVHAPRSPVRWQDRLGRPPVLVLDPRIPGQRPDSPLGSVLGRPAPQAPLSAHFGDLVAAHAVLPKVADAVELFRRTDTDRHWLADVCAQDPSRLLYVGHASAADGTAGHADRAALHLAEGRPLTAGEMIATRLPVPPRVALLACASGGDYRFDEAAGLVAAMILGGAQLVTATLWSLPTTAGFRQFGTVPEADPMADTIVGVDLAHREDDAGLAVNRWQRAVMRRWRDGDRTASPLHWAALATFTVDGVR